Below is a genomic region from Sinorhizobium fredii USDA 257.
CCGCAGAACTGGCAATGGTTTATCAGCGTATGTTCCCAAGAAGGATCTGGAAGAGCCGATCGTCCAGGTTGAGAATGAAGGCCTATGGGGCGGCATTGTGGTGCTCAGGAACGGCTGGCGGCTCTTATTGCCTGATCTTCCGAAGGACACTCAGTTACCCGTCACCGTCGAGGCAAAGAAGATGGTGGATGATGCAGCGCAAAGAAAAACATCATGAATACAACACAGACTTCCGGTCTGCTCGTTCGGAGCAGCCTTGCCGAAAGTGGTTTGAACTGGCGTGGCTGGACCTGCGGTTTCGAATGCCTCCGACAGCGCTATTGCCTCCGATCTGCTTGATGCCTTCTTGCCAACGCGCCCTCGAGCATCCGTCCCTTGCCCTTGCCCTTGCTTAAGCTTAACGACGCAGTGCGCCTGTTGGCCGAAGGGTACTC
It encodes:
- the nifT gene encoding putative nitrogen fixation protein NifT; protein product: MKVTIRRTGNGLSAYVPKKDLEEPIVQVENEGLWGGIVVLRNGWRLLLPDLPKDTQLPVTVEAKKMVDDAAQRKTS